The following coding sequences are from one Mycolicibacterium aichiense window:
- a CDS encoding NAD-dependent epimerase/dehydratase family protein encodes MTKTLVLTGVDGFVGHHVAVAANAAGYLVRGVARTDTVPASTRELLTSVHVADLRREWPVGLIGDAVVHLAGLAAVGPSFEQPQTYIEANSAMVTNLCEAHMRADAVSTRILGISTGAVYRPPHNSESLREDADVVASSPYVVSKLLVERQFEYYRRRGLRTIVARPFNHIGPGQRPGFIVPDLVASLEDSSSRDRLAVGNLTTRRDYTDVRDVADAYVRIIASDTPHTIYNVASGKSVSGHDILEAICRTLGRPTPELMVDPARMRPTDARDITGDAGRLRRDLGWSPTIPLESSIADFVSAERIAQS; translated from the coding sequence GTGACGAAGACCCTTGTTCTAACCGGCGTTGATGGATTCGTCGGACATCATGTCGCCGTGGCCGCGAACGCGGCGGGCTACCTCGTTCGCGGGGTGGCCCGGACAGATACAGTTCCCGCCTCTACTCGAGAACTACTCACATCTGTGCACGTCGCAGATCTGCGCAGAGAGTGGCCCGTAGGATTGATCGGCGACGCCGTGGTGCACCTGGCGGGACTGGCGGCGGTAGGGCCATCGTTTGAACAGCCGCAAACATACATCGAGGCCAACAGCGCGATGGTTACCAACCTATGCGAGGCCCACATGCGCGCCGACGCGGTGTCGACCCGCATCCTCGGCATTAGTACTGGCGCTGTATATCGCCCGCCGCATAACAGTGAATCGCTCCGCGAGGATGCCGATGTAGTGGCATCCTCTCCCTACGTCGTTAGCAAACTGCTCGTGGAGCGACAGTTTGAGTACTACCGGCGTCGCGGGCTTAGGACCATTGTGGCGCGGCCCTTCAATCACATCGGGCCAGGTCAACGTCCGGGATTCATAGTCCCAGACCTCGTTGCGTCACTTGAGGACTCCTCGAGTCGCGACCGGCTTGCGGTGGGCAACCTGACGACACGACGCGACTATACCGACGTCCGGGACGTCGCCGACGCGTATGTGCGCATCATCGCCTCCGATACTCCGCACACCATTTACAACGTGGCTTCGGGCAAGTCGGTCTCGGGGCATGACATCCTCGAGGCAATCTGTCGCACCTTGGGGCGGCCTACCCCGGAACTCATGGTCGACCCCGCACGCATGCGCCCAACCGACGCTCGCGACATCACAGGCGACGCTGGACGCTTGCGGCGCGACCTGGGTTGGTCTCCCACCATCCCTCTTGAGTCGTCAATCGCCGACTTCGTCAGCGCAGAGAGAATCGCCCAGTCCTAA
- a CDS encoding O-antigen ligase family protein — protein MTKNDSATLATKQGHRDGSEKRYFNAIVVSYMLLGTLPPFLQILSGERISIGRRDIDLHQTALASGSQVVMAIIVCAICGAAIIRKKPSPFELHLGSVGIALCLAGSIMASAYRDDSFAHLSFVVQLIVNMLLVMALFTLRIRRDDLVIFAHLGALIALLSLVVAALTDQAWMVGTLTAENTKGILTSGLLAGPYTSMNVLGMTLALALPFTALVKQVKLRWVYIGMMSFTLLLSACRSAMVGVAVAVGLGVVIGLFRLGREKRLLFWFASVGIVTTATMLPWLVEQGNVFSDRGNVWLLAKQAVLESPLMGQGFNFFGAESVVSDALGWQVNSAHNLFLNYWIIGGPLGIVGIYFLLFWVASNVFSLEPFDRSLASFVIILLTLTVVEMPFQLEKFIGLNWIAWPALISVGMVARTKRATIDRAYLRINVLQPPFEPQRAST, from the coding sequence TTGACAAAGAACGACTCAGCCACGCTTGCAACTAAGCAAGGTCATCGAGATGGCAGCGAGAAGCGATATTTCAACGCAATCGTTGTTAGTTATATGTTGCTGGGCACGCTGCCACCATTTCTCCAAATTCTTTCCGGCGAACGGATATCCATTGGTCGGCGCGACATCGACCTACACCAGACTGCGCTCGCGTCCGGAAGCCAGGTTGTCATGGCAATTATCGTTTGCGCAATCTGTGGCGCGGCGATAATAAGGAAAAAGCCCTCACCTTTTGAACTCCATCTCGGCTCGGTCGGGATTGCGCTTTGCCTTGCGGGATCGATAATGGCATCCGCTTATCGCGACGATAGCTTCGCCCATCTCTCGTTCGTCGTCCAACTCATCGTCAACATGCTGCTCGTCATGGCATTATTCACACTCAGGATTCGCCGCGACGACCTCGTCATTTTTGCCCACCTTGGCGCGCTAATTGCCCTCCTTTCGCTGGTTGTCGCCGCACTGACCGATCAAGCATGGATGGTGGGGACGCTCACCGCAGAAAATACAAAGGGAATACTGACGTCGGGCCTTTTGGCTGGCCCGTACACATCTATGAACGTACTCGGAATGACGCTCGCGTTGGCACTCCCGTTCACCGCGTTAGTCAAGCAAGTGAAATTGCGTTGGGTTTACATCGGCATGATGTCGTTCACTTTACTACTCTCTGCCTGCCGATCAGCGATGGTCGGCGTTGCTGTAGCGGTTGGACTAGGTGTCGTAATAGGACTATTCCGATTAGGCAGAGAAAAGCGCCTGCTTTTTTGGTTCGCGTCTGTTGGCATCGTTACTACCGCGACGATGCTCCCTTGGCTTGTTGAGCAGGGAAACGTATTCAGTGACAGAGGTAACGTGTGGCTTCTTGCGAAGCAAGCCGTTCTCGAAAGCCCGCTGATGGGACAGGGTTTCAACTTTTTTGGCGCCGAGTCTGTGGTTTCTGACGCATTAGGCTGGCAGGTCAACTCCGCGCACAACCTATTTCTTAATTACTGGATAATCGGCGGGCCTCTTGGAATCGTCGGTATATATTTCCTTCTGTTTTGGGTCGCGTCGAATGTCTTTTCACTAGAACCATTCGATCGATCCCTCGCATCTTTCGTTATCATATTGCTCACGTTGACCGTCGTGGAAATGCCATTCCAACTGGAGAAATTTATTGGCCTGAATTGGATTGCGTGGCCTGCGCTGATCTCAGTTGGTATGGTCGCGCGCACGAAGCGCGCGACCATAGACAGAGCGTATTTGAGAATCAATGTTCTCCAGCCACCATTTGAGCCCCAGCGGGCCAGCACGTAA
- a CDS encoding polysaccharide biosynthesis C-terminal domain-containing protein has product MSVVARGVAISAAGYALPPAAVLITQIMIAQGLGVEGRGEVAAAMAPLTFALALLTIGLPESLTFYVARGAGHLARILGISLGALGISGLTGSFVLVILARPLSGGDPSLAGLIATVSAALVPGLFMMAFRGVALGACSWWLVAAERTVCAFIPLVAVAVLLFAGSLTAYTATLALAFGTFVGAGVYLLSPGWWAVVRAPAKQPDSPEQLPKLHTYAWQSWMGVAGGLVIMRLDQVVMTPLAGVNELGIYVVAVNVTSVALLFNMAVKDVMFAVESGERDAERVGRAARLSTLVTAIVGAVLAAASPWAIPALFGPGFAPAAPLAAILILASVLGNPGSVAGAALSARGRPGLRSLALAIGMAIYLVPMFLLIKSLGALGAALAMLVVTTAPACLCIYWLHKYYGVPPAEFYRFRMADIRMLFNLASRLLTLRRA; this is encoded by the coding sequence ATGTCCGTCGTCGCAAGAGGTGTTGCCATTAGCGCGGCTGGTTACGCGCTTCCGCCCGCCGCGGTCCTCATCACCCAAATCATGATCGCTCAGGGCTTGGGGGTTGAGGGGCGCGGGGAGGTTGCAGCCGCGATGGCGCCTCTGACCTTCGCGCTCGCTCTCCTGACCATCGGGCTACCTGAGTCGCTGACGTTCTACGTCGCGAGAGGAGCCGGCCACTTGGCGCGCATCCTCGGCATCAGCCTGGGTGCGCTTGGAATATCAGGTCTGACTGGCAGTTTCGTTCTTGTTATTCTCGCGCGACCCCTCAGCGGCGGGGATCCATCGCTTGCTGGACTCATCGCCACAGTCTCTGCCGCCCTGGTCCCTGGGCTCTTTATGATGGCTTTTCGAGGTGTGGCACTCGGTGCCTGTAGTTGGTGGCTTGTCGCCGCGGAGCGGACGGTCTGCGCGTTCATCCCATTAGTAGCGGTGGCGGTGTTGTTATTCGCTGGCTCGCTAACCGCATACACGGCGACGCTGGCGCTTGCCTTTGGAACCTTCGTGGGGGCTGGGGTCTATCTCTTGTCCCCTGGGTGGTGGGCTGTCGTACGGGCGCCGGCGAAACAACCCGATTCGCCTGAGCAGCTTCCGAAGCTCCACACATACGCCTGGCAATCATGGATGGGGGTAGCTGGCGGACTGGTCATCATGCGTTTGGACCAAGTAGTCATGACACCCCTGGCGGGAGTTAACGAACTTGGAATCTACGTCGTTGCAGTCAACGTGACCAGCGTTGCCCTCCTGTTCAATATGGCCGTCAAGGACGTGATGTTCGCGGTCGAGTCTGGCGAGCGTGACGCTGAGCGAGTCGGTCGCGCAGCCCGGCTTTCGACACTAGTCACAGCCATCGTTGGTGCGGTGCTGGCCGCAGCCTCTCCGTGGGCCATTCCCGCACTATTTGGCCCGGGGTTCGCCCCTGCCGCGCCGCTGGCTGCGATCCTAATTCTTGCGAGCGTTCTCGGGAATCCTGGATCTGTTGCCGGTGCAGCTCTCAGCGCGCGCGGCAGACCTGGCCTTCGAAGCTTGGCGCTCGCCATCGGCATGGCGATCTACCTCGTACCCATGTTTCTATTAATTAAGTCGCTGGGCGCTCTTGGCGCAGCACTCGCAATGCTAGTCGTGACAACGGCGCCCGCCTGCCTCTGCATCTATTGGCTGCACAAATACTATGGCGTTCCGCCCGCCGAATTCTATCGGTTTAGAATGGCGGATATTCGTATGTTATTTAATCTGGCGTCGCGGTTGTTGACGCTGCGACGCGCTTAG
- a CDS encoding FkbM family methyltransferase: protein MKMATPRRYLQTHLPLPLYNKLRQMKALLRNEDDSDFAIRTRALLQEEPELEYLLSVLPSDSKCIDVGGNLGYFSYHLCHTFPEGKVAAFEARRDLFKRLCNNLDGFANFRAYNLAISDKAGELEIVLDPSHANSSVENLPLQRGMLRQKVRATSIDDFFPSLNFESLDFLKIDVEGHESKVLQGASETIKRFRPVILCESENRHLRSQGDSVERIITWVQESFDYNCFYYRERQLRAFSTEIVPQDRVAKVPSYIYNWIFIPAERVSP from the coding sequence ATGAAAATGGCGACACCTCGACGTTATCTGCAAACACACCTTCCCTTGCCCCTCTATAACAAGCTCCGCCAAATGAAGGCGCTCCTACGCAACGAGGATGATAGCGACTTTGCAATCCGGACACGGGCGTTGCTCCAAGAGGAGCCAGAATTAGAGTACCTCCTTTCTGTGCTACCAAGTGATAGCAAATGCATTGACGTGGGCGGGAACCTTGGGTATTTCTCCTATCATCTGTGCCATACCTTCCCCGAAGGCAAGGTGGCAGCTTTCGAAGCTCGACGGGATCTCTTCAAACGCTTGTGCAATAATCTTGACGGATTCGCCAACTTCCGTGCGTACAATCTTGCCATTTCGGACAAAGCCGGCGAACTTGAGATTGTTCTCGACCCGAGCCACGCCAACTCAAGTGTGGAGAATCTCCCACTCCAGAGAGGGATGCTGCGGCAAAAGGTTCGGGCCACCTCGATAGATGACTTCTTTCCGTCCCTAAATTTTGAGTCGCTCGATTTCTTGAAAATTGATGTCGAAGGTCATGAAAGCAAGGTGCTACAGGGTGCCTCCGAGACCATCAAGCGGTTTCGACCAGTGATTCTATGCGAGTCAGAAAATCGGCACCTCCGATCGCAAGGAGATTCCGTAGAACGAATAATCACGTGGGTTCAAGAATCATTCGATTACAACTGCTTCTACTATCGAGAAAGACAGTTACGAGCTTTCAGCACGGAGATTGTTCCACAAGACCGAGTGGCGAAGGTGCCGTCGTACATTTACAACTGGATATTCATCCCTGCCGAGAGAGTTTCCCCCTGA
- a CDS encoding glycosyltransferase family 9 protein produces the protein MHFAIVQTWGLGDLIMTTPVISEFRRLNPDAKLSLIVRGKPQAALMQGSRLVDQVLTMPPIGDRAAVLKFFLRLRKQHVDVAFIGSRIEGRLPAYLRILAGIPVIVGDGTNKGSRIFYTVRNQINPEVHRVDRMLETFAMWSRRPPMAARFPIPRSEVALEEAETILADNDLQPGRYVVIHPGSSVSDGTAKRIPAEVARRIADQIVDKCADCAIAFIFGPEDGDLIPSFSGLAARQVILSGHSLHSSIAIISQAGGFIGSDSSLGHIAAAFAIPTMTLFGPTIPTETAPYGENARVVRRLEKLECQPCWHTPLYGHCPYGVRCMHELPESLIVETAAAWLSTRNLGRS, from the coding sequence ATGCATTTTGCGATCGTTCAGACATGGGGTCTTGGTGATTTAATTATGACGACCCCGGTTATTTCGGAGTTTCGTCGACTGAATCCGGACGCCAAGCTCAGCCTGATTGTCCGAGGGAAGCCACAGGCTGCGTTAATGCAAGGCTCGCGTCTCGTCGACCAGGTGCTGACGATGCCACCGATCGGAGATCGGGCAGCTGTACTGAAATTCTTCCTCCGATTGCGCAAGCAGCACGTAGATGTCGCGTTCATCGGCAGCCGCATCGAGGGTCGGCTTCCCGCGTATCTCAGAATTTTGGCTGGAATTCCTGTGATCGTGGGCGATGGCACCAACAAGGGATCTCGGATTTTCTATACCGTCCGTAATCAGATCAATCCCGAGGTGCATCGTGTTGACCGCATGCTTGAAACATTCGCGATGTGGAGCCGGCGACCTCCGATGGCAGCGCGATTCCCGATCCCGCGGAGCGAAGTAGCTCTCGAGGAAGCGGAGACGATTCTTGCGGACAACGATCTGCAACCTGGCCGGTACGTGGTCATCCACCCCGGTTCATCGGTGTCAGATGGCACGGCCAAGCGCATCCCCGCTGAGGTTGCTCGTCGAATCGCGGATCAAATCGTGGATAAATGCGCCGATTGCGCTATTGCCTTCATCTTCGGTCCCGAGGATGGTGACCTTATTCCTAGTTTTTCTGGCTTGGCTGCGCGACAAGTGATTCTGTCCGGGCACTCGCTGCACTCGTCAATTGCAATCATATCTCAAGCAGGCGGGTTTATTGGTAGCGATTCAAGTCTCGGCCATATTGCCGCAGCATTCGCTATTCCGACAATGACATTATTTGGACCCACTATCCCGACTGAAACTGCGCCGTACGGTGAGAATGCGAGAGTCGTCAGGCGACTCGAAAAGTTGGAGTGCCAGCCCTGCTGGCATACCCCACTTTATGGCCACTGCCCGTACGGCGTGCGCTGTATGCACGAGCTTCCTGAATCGCTGATCGTGGAGACGGCCGCGGCTTGGCTGTCGACTCGAAATTTGGGTCGAAGCTAG
- a CDS encoding D-glycero-alpha-D-manno-heptose-1,7-bisphosphate 7-phosphatase produces MAEAKPAAFLDRDGVINIDRGYVGRVLDFELIDGAAEAISLLNRSGYLVFVVTNQSGIARGYFTEADFFEVTAYMNALLAQGEARIDDIRYCPYHPNAEIASYRACHPWRKPAPGMILDLVEKWNVDLDSSFLIGNSARDLEAARAAGIKGYLYEQGNLLEFLRSSALKMDRDVN; encoded by the coding sequence TTGGCTGAGGCAAAGCCTGCGGCATTCCTGGACCGCGATGGTGTCATAAACATTGACCGCGGGTACGTTGGCCGAGTGCTCGATTTTGAGCTAATCGATGGGGCTGCCGAAGCTATTTCGCTCCTTAACCGCAGCGGCTACTTGGTTTTTGTTGTCACTAACCAGTCCGGCATAGCGCGAGGTTATTTCACCGAAGCGGATTTCTTCGAAGTGACTGCGTATATGAATGCGTTACTAGCACAGGGCGAAGCGCGCATCGATGATATTCGCTATTGCCCATACCATCCGAATGCCGAAATCGCGAGCTATCGCGCGTGTCACCCTTGGCGTAAGCCGGCCCCGGGTATGATCCTCGATCTTGTTGAAAAATGGAATGTTGACTTGGACTCCAGCTTCCTCATTGGTAATTCGGCTCGAGACCTAGAGGCGGCGCGCGCGGCAGGCATCAAGGGTTATCTTTATGAACAGGGAAATCTTCTTGAATTTCTCAGATCATCCGCCCTGAAAATGGATCGAGACGTGAATTAA
- a CDS encoding AGE family epimerase/isomerase, with translation MTQIDIAQLSNFTALKSEKSDLLDWLFDEALPTWSDRGVDRSCGGFYEVLGQDGRFIEQPRRTRLVSRQIYVFAVAAELGWRDCKAASDLVDHGLKFLIDKCQSPAGPVYATVSPRGEPLASEFNLYDHAFALFALGSAVRLGHGGEIAISAGHKIRDAMVAGWKHPLAGFEEAMPPREPLNANQHMHLLEAFLEWEEAGETDGWQALADEVVDLAVGKFIDAASGSVREHFDHDWRPAVGETGRFLEPGHQFEWAWLLWRWGLARGCDDVFPKVRRLAEIGENYGINDKTGLAMNGIWADLSVRDAESRLWPQTERIKAHIAAAEIGANENEVDEAMRHATDAARGLRRYFDTDINGLWHETLDAGGYPVAAPARASSLYHIVCAVRELHRFVQRHENLG, from the coding sequence ATGACTCAGATCGATATAGCCCAGTTGTCGAATTTTACAGCGCTGAAGAGCGAGAAATCTGACCTTCTCGACTGGCTATTCGATGAAGCCTTGCCTACCTGGTCCGATCGTGGTGTCGACAGAAGCTGCGGCGGCTTCTACGAAGTGCTCGGACAAGATGGCAGATTCATCGAGCAACCACGTCGCACCCGACTCGTATCGCGTCAGATCTATGTATTCGCAGTGGCAGCTGAACTCGGCTGGCGAGATTGCAAGGCCGCGAGTGACTTAGTGGACCACGGTCTTAAATTCCTGATCGACAAATGTCAATCACCTGCGGGGCCGGTTTATGCAACCGTTTCTCCCCGTGGGGAGCCGCTGGCGTCTGAGTTCAATCTTTATGACCATGCGTTTGCACTATTTGCGCTTGGAAGTGCAGTACGACTCGGTCACGGTGGTGAGATTGCGATCTCAGCTGGTCACAAGATCCGCGATGCCATGGTCGCAGGATGGAAACATCCGCTTGCGGGGTTCGAGGAGGCGATGCCCCCGCGTGAACCACTAAACGCCAATCAGCATATGCACTTGCTGGAAGCCTTCCTTGAATGGGAGGAGGCAGGCGAAACCGATGGATGGCAGGCTTTGGCCGATGAAGTTGTAGATCTCGCAGTCGGGAAGTTCATCGATGCCGCAAGTGGGAGTGTGCGGGAGCACTTTGACCACGATTGGCGTCCTGCCGTCGGCGAAACCGGACGGTTCCTCGAGCCTGGTCATCAGTTCGAATGGGCATGGCTGCTGTGGCGCTGGGGCTTGGCGCGGGGATGTGACGATGTGTTCCCAAAGGTTCGGAGACTGGCTGAGATCGGTGAGAACTATGGCATCAACGACAAAACTGGACTAGCGATGAACGGGATCTGGGCGGATCTGTCGGTGAGAGACGCCGAGTCCCGCCTATGGCCCCAGACTGAGAGAATCAAGGCGCACATCGCGGCGGCCGAGATCGGAGCCAACGAGAATGAAGTTGATGAGGCCATGAGGCACGCGACTGATGCCGCGCGCGGACTGCGGCGCTACTTCGATACCGATATCAATGGGCTCTGGCACGAAACGCTTGATGCCGGCGGATACCCGGTGGCGGCCCCTGCGAGGGCTTCTAGTCTTTACCATATAGTCTGCGCGGTACGGGAACTTCATCGGTTCGTTCAAAGGCACGAAAACCTTGGCTGA
- the rfaD gene encoding ADP-glyceromanno-heptose 6-epimerase, with amino-acid sequence MHVITGGAGFIGSNIAAELDQRGEDIVVVDMLGDDDMKWRNIAKRRLRDLITPDELPAFLSGSSRIESIIHMGAISSTVERDVDLIIRNNFRLSVDLWNWCTREGIPYIYASSAATYGDGGMGFVDEFDDASLGALRPLNPYGWSKHAFDRWVHAEQQSRQRHPPKWAGLKFFNVYGPNEYHKGGQRSVALQLFEQIRDNGVARLFASNDPDYVDGGQTRDFVWVGDCVTIALWLLGTDSAPSSVYNVGSGVPRTFGDKARIIFELLDQPLNIEFITLPEELNGKYQNFTLASLDKLRQAGYDIPTTSLEDGLKSYIEDYLRSPDIFR; translated from the coding sequence ATGCACGTCATCACCGGCGGAGCCGGATTCATTGGATCAAATATAGCTGCAGAGCTCGATCAACGGGGCGAGGACATCGTTGTTGTCGATATGCTCGGCGATGACGATATGAAATGGCGCAATATTGCTAAACGGCGCCTGCGGGACCTCATTACACCTGACGAGTTGCCCGCATTTCTATCCGGTAGTAGCCGGATAGAATCAATAATACATATGGGTGCAATATCGTCCACAGTTGAGCGTGATGTGGACTTGATCATACGTAACAACTTCCGACTTTCAGTCGATCTTTGGAACTGGTGCACCCGCGAGGGTATTCCATACATATACGCCTCTTCGGCCGCAACATACGGCGACGGGGGAATGGGCTTTGTGGATGAATTCGACGACGCCTCCCTTGGCGCTTTGCGACCGCTGAATCCCTACGGATGGAGCAAGCATGCGTTTGATCGTTGGGTTCATGCCGAGCAACAATCGCGTCAGCGCCATCCGCCTAAATGGGCCGGGCTGAAGTTCTTCAACGTTTATGGACCTAATGAGTACCACAAGGGAGGGCAGCGCAGCGTCGCATTGCAGCTGTTCGAACAAATAAGAGATAATGGCGTTGCGCGTCTTTTCGCGTCCAACGATCCCGATTACGTAGACGGCGGGCAGACGCGCGATTTCGTGTGGGTCGGGGATTGCGTCACCATTGCGCTCTGGCTGCTTGGTACCGATAGTGCGCCATCGTCGGTATACAATGTGGGCTCAGGCGTGCCACGTACGTTCGGGGACAAAGCTCGAATCATTTTTGAGCTGTTGGATCAGCCGCTGAACATCGAGTTCATCACTCTTCCTGAAGAGTTGAACGGTAAGTATCAAAATTTCACACTTGCCTCGCTCGACAAGTTGCGACAAGCCGGTTACGACATTCCGACTACTTCACTAGAAGACGGCCTCAAATCGTATATCGAAGATTACTTACGAAGTCCTGATATTTTTCGATGA
- the rfaE1 gene encoding D-glycero-beta-D-manno-heptose-7-phosphate kinase, protein MESEVIEALFNKTVLVVGDLMLDRFVYGAVDRISPEAPIPVLRFREEVAMLGGAGNVACNIAALNGRAVLVGATGDDAEGSYISEVLCPASQIEARLVRSENYATTVKTRYVCEGQQILRLDREETLLDVASLERIRSTVREAIDDADALILSDYAKGSLTPDSIRAHIKAANEAGVPVIVDPKSRDYSLYRNADVITPNANEAAAATGHDCSTDEGAGHAARKILQDFRIGAVLITRGAQGMTLLAPMSGVEQPFHIRTKGSSVYDVSGAGDTVIATLSLAISAGIDIKVAAQLANSAAGIVVGKLGTAVVSADELVRAVAGTADMSFCRTREQTVAQVRQWRNEGLKVGFANGCFDLVHPGHVALLRQARDQCDRLVVALNADASVRRLKGGNRPIQDQYSRAAVIGSLRSVDLVTLFDEDTPLELIKLIRPDVLIKGDDYAIQDVIGGELVQQWGGQVYLVPLEKGHSTTNIIARSEGAVVG, encoded by the coding sequence ATGGAAAGCGAAGTTATCGAGGCGCTCTTCAATAAGACCGTACTGGTTGTTGGCGACTTGATGCTGGATCGCTTTGTATACGGGGCTGTAGATCGAATATCGCCCGAGGCGCCGATTCCGGTTTTGCGGTTCCGGGAAGAGGTGGCGATGCTCGGAGGCGCCGGCAACGTCGCATGCAACATTGCAGCGCTTAATGGGCGGGCAGTGCTGGTCGGCGCAACCGGCGACGACGCGGAGGGGTCCTATATTTCTGAGGTTCTGTGTCCCGCATCTCAAATCGAAGCAAGGCTCGTCAGGAGCGAAAATTACGCCACCACCGTCAAGACCCGCTACGTCTGTGAGGGTCAGCAAATCCTCCGGCTCGACCGCGAGGAGACGCTGCTGGATGTTGCGTCATTGGAACGAATTAGATCGACGGTCAGAGAAGCAATCGACGATGCCGATGCGCTGATATTGTCAGACTACGCTAAAGGTTCGTTGACACCAGATAGTATCCGTGCGCATATCAAAGCCGCAAATGAGGCCGGCGTACCGGTAATCGTCGATCCGAAAAGTCGAGATTATTCGCTTTATCGCAACGCGGATGTCATTACGCCCAACGCCAACGAGGCCGCGGCCGCGACCGGCCACGACTGTTCGACCGATGAGGGTGCCGGACATGCGGCGCGGAAAATCCTGCAGGATTTCCGAATAGGCGCAGTGTTGATAACGCGTGGTGCGCAAGGAATGACACTGCTTGCGCCAATGTCTGGAGTTGAGCAACCTTTCCACATTCGGACAAAGGGATCGTCAGTTTACGATGTGTCTGGCGCTGGCGACACTGTAATTGCCACGCTCTCTCTCGCAATTTCCGCGGGGATCGACATCAAAGTCGCCGCACAGCTCGCCAATAGTGCGGCTGGCATCGTAGTGGGCAAGCTGGGTACAGCTGTCGTGAGTGCGGACGAGCTTGTCCGCGCAGTCGCAGGCACCGCTGATATGTCGTTCTGCCGAACGAGGGAACAGACCGTTGCGCAAGTCCGACAGTGGCGCAACGAAGGACTCAAGGTCGGTTTTGCCAACGGCTGTTTCGATCTCGTGCACCCTGGTCACGTAGCGCTCTTGCGCCAGGCGCGCGACCAATGCGATCGTCTCGTCGTGGCCTTGAATGCCGACGCATCCGTGAGGCGGCTAAAAGGCGGAAACCGCCCCATCCAGGACCAGTATTCGCGAGCTGCTGTCATCGGTTCGCTGCGAAGTGTGGATCTCGTCACTCTATTCGACGAGGACACGCCCCTAGAATTGATCAAGTTGATCAGACCAGATGTACTCATCAAGGGCGATGATTACGCCATTCAAGATGTAATTGGTGGCGAGCTTGTCCAGCAGTGGGGCGGCCAGGTGTACCTGGTCCCGCTAGAGAAGGGCCATAGCACTACAAATATCATTGCCCGCTCTGAGGGCGCCGTCGTCGGCTGA